From the Telopea speciosissima isolate NSW1024214 ecotype Mountain lineage chromosome 9, Tspe_v1, whole genome shotgun sequence genome, the window GGCTCGAGAATTCTGCTTCCTTCTTGTCATAGAAGTTCCATAGAAAGTAGTTTTGTAGGAAGGTCTCTATAAACTGAGCCCAAGTAGCAATTGGATACTTAGCCCAAAAGATTTCCTTAGAGGAGCGCTACCAGCCATCGGCTTCCCCTAAAAATTGGAACATAGCACACCTGATCTTCTCAAGGTCACTGCACTGTAGAATTTCAAAGATCCTCTCTAGGTCCCTGATATAAGTTGTCGGGTACAAAGAGTCATGGATCATCTTTGGAAAGGTTAGGGGACGATGCTTTTGGAACTTTTCAGATAGTTTAGAGGCATTAACCCAAACTGGCGCCACAACGAACTTGTGGAGCATCAGGAGTAGGGGGAGGAGGAATTGGCACTAGTTGAGCTAGAGGTGTGTCGGCAGCTGCAACAGGTACGGGTGGAGGGTTACCTAGTGCGACAGCAGCTGCTGGTGCTGGTGGGAGAGTTCCTGGTGCAGCAGTAGCCACTGGTATTGGTGGGGGAATCCTGGTGTAGCAACACCCACTGGTACTAGTGGGAGAGGAACCACAGGCACCGGAGGGGGCATTGGTTGCCTTTCCTTAGCAATGTCCCTGAGCTGATTAGTCATTGTTTGCATAAAGGGATGCTGTTCTTGTTGTGCGTCCCTATGCTCCTGTTGCATGACTCGAAGCATGTTGCTCAGTAATGTAGAGGAGTCCACACTATTATTTATCGGAGGTGGTACCGGCAAAACCATGTTAGAGGCATCACTGGCATCTTCTCTAGGGGGTGAATGGTTCCAATTCCGGGTGTTAACCATTGTGAACACTTGTCAAAGTTCATAACGCTTCATAAGGTTAAAAGCAAGATATACAAGAAATGAGGCAATTGGTAAACCATAGGCACAAGAATCAAAGATGGAGTACTAGACATGTAATAGCACTCAAATGGAGGAACAAGGGCCTAGGTAGAGGTACTAGTTAAGAACAATAGGCAGAACACACTTTAGAACGCGGATGGAGCTACGGCCAGAATCTCCACCCCAGTGGTTCTGTCGGATGATCCATCGCAGAATAGGTAGGACAAAATGTACCGACGGATTATCCACCTGTGGTTCTGTCGGATGTTCCGTCAACAGGTATGAGATCCATCAAAATTCCTGAGGGGTTTGGAACTGCGGACGGAAGCAAGCAGGGTAGTTCCATCTGATGTTCCGCCCTATTCAAATTACAAAAATCGCATTTTTACACGAGACAGAGGGACCGACGGAAGCACGATAACTGATTTCGTTCGATGTTCTGTCACAAAATTTTTATAGTTACCAAGTCTGTgagttttcaaactcatttgggGCTTTTTGTCTTGGGTGGAGGGCAGAGCAAGGAGGAGACGAGTGCTTCTGTTCGAGCTTCCACCCCTCCCACATCCTTGCATTTGGGAGCTTCCACTTGATCAATCCACGCTTCCACAACTCCCTTAGGTatgattcttcttctccatcctctGTTTTctagatttctttttctttttctttcttcttaagTTTCCAGGGTTTTCGTTTGTTCTCTCTCTTGGCTGAACACATGGGGTAGGGATGGGTGTTGTAAATCAAATTTCCCTCATTTACTAGTGTTATACAAGTTTGAGGGATCCAACCCACACTGCCATCACCGATTGTAGCTGGGGTTTGTATGAACCAAGCCTCAATAGAAATTTGCCCACTGTTTTTGGGAAAAATAGTAAGCAATGTTGAATGTACTTGGGTTTGACTAAGGTTTCTTGCAAGGCAACTGTTTGCACAAATTAacaaccgcaagcgtacggatcaatcgtagctacgggtcaaactcaagcagatgtacgccactctattttactcactttaaagcaatgcaaagagaaccaaattaatttaagtgttggattaaactaatgataattagaCTAACGCATCCTAAATCACAAACATCTAtcgaaattacgcatctaaggaattgaattggcgtcctaacatataagcatctaacctatcaaaactaacgcggatttgaaggaataaattgcagccacacatcacaatcacataaaaaaaaaaagacaaaagaagagTACGgcaaagagattagagaggtgaaacccgaaggtgcttgaactagactgaaattgcttgcttttaccacacttgaaatgacactaccaaatctgaaattaaaacaaaatagttaaattaagatgtttaacctaatgcatgataatgataataataaaaaaaaaaatagcattcCACAAGCATGGAGTAATtggagaggtagagaatgagaataaaaataatggagaattagagTCTTACTAGAATGGAGAGAATAGAGTCACGTACTCAACgatcctcttcatctctcttttaaaataaaaataatggaggaattagaaggttaagaagaagaagaagaactaaaaataaaattaagagattgagaagaagaagaaactaaaaataaaattaagaactaatattctcttctacaaaagttgaaagtgcatgaattaattaggccttgcatgaatgtagttgaaaaAGCTTGAACATTTGAATAATCCTtacatggcttcctcttccaagtctctaatttctctcacaaggattagaagcctagactagaaagctttaaaactaaactagaattaaaatattataacCAAATTGAAGGCATAAATTAAAAGTAAAgcttgaattaaacctattacaactattaaactaagctcataaatcaaactagaaacttagaaagccaaaaattagaaggagaagaagagaaaatttcactaattattgaactaaaaattgcataaaaattgaactaaaactgaactagaactaactaaaaattaactaaaaattaactaattacaacccaaagggcaaggggtatttatagggggaaggagaggagaagggagaagagagaagaggtaggagaaatattcccttctccttcctttaaaaaaacacttgaatcccatgaaaaaaaataaaaaaaatagaaagtgggagagatcttagctacataaaccttctattttctaagTGAACTTTCTAATTTAATCTTGtgcttctttccatttctttgcaggtgtcttctccaagcaatgagatcaaggcatctttgacttttcaaccttccaagaatgagagaatcttcttcaaagaaatctatccaaagtaaactcccaaaagtgcccttggaaagttggatgagagagagagtgatgactaggattccactcaagaataaataaaatacccattctgtccttcaaaaaacgtggagcatggagtgcttatataggcctcactattgcgtTGCTTgtgaaaaattacccaaaacagacccaaattttgtccaatttggaattcgggagcccaagatatctcaagttgaagttggactgctctagagccttccaaatggaatctttcgactaacagaaaagataacttctgataattgtaaTATGGCCCATCAAATCCAAACTTTCGCtattatcaataattacaaacaaacccctatcataaaaattgacaacagtggcatgccattttcgcgtgtcattatggaaacggccgtaacttcttcgtttcaacttggaatcaaatgccgtttgaaccgttgcggagctgactcgacgggctacgtatccatactattaacacatcaaaattatgctaaggggcccactatactcattttcaaatttgattgattgacgtgattctttcagtgctcaatccaaactttattttctcgactcctgggcgcttccggctactgccaaacaccactaaacagcttaaaaatattttcttagcatcatttgctccattttcataagaattcacctaaaacctgaaaacacaaacaaaaacctcgagtagctccgctccaagtataaaaatgcatgctctatggccctaagatttcacacataatgtgctcatcaacaaCCCTCTGCTTAATGAGTTAGACATACCTATACTTTATTGGATTATTTGGATAGTGTCGAGGTAATGGTTGAAGCAAAATACCAAAATTTTCATTCTTGTAGaatgtgaacctatcttcataCATTTTAGACTTGTTTATCCTTGCTTAGTTGCATTTATGTTTGTTGTGATTACCTGAATGGTCCTATAACAATGGATGGAAGAAATCCCCCAAGCATGCCCTTGATTGTTTGTGTGGGTTCTAAATTAGGGCTTGGAAGCAATTTCTATACTTGCATTATTTACCCTCAAACTCCATCCCAATTGATTGTTGGAACCTTAgatcatacatttttttttttaacttatttctttatttatttgcaAGTGTGATCAGATGCATATGTTTGTATCTATTAAGGGAAGGAATCCCCCTCCATTACATCTGATCTTTTATTTTCACTTGGgttcactaatgaattgaatCTTCCAGGCTGTGCGAATGATTAAGGAGGTTCAAACTCCATatttgctgtattttttttttattaattcacCCATCGTATTCGTTGATTCAATTACCATTGAATTAATCATTGtattcttgtttcttctttttgtttgtgtGTAGATAATCAAGTATAATGGCTCCAAGGCAACGAAATGCCCACGCACCTCAAGTGGCACCTTTTAATGCTAACAGATTTACTTCAGCAAAGTCTAAGGGCTTATTCAATGCACACTCCCATGATAGGAAGATCATAGCAGGTAGAGATGCAATACCTGAGGAATCAGTGACCTTTAAGGTGGATCTGAGGTTTGACAGATTGGGGTGGATTAGCATGCTCACCAATCCCAGGTTCTACTATCCTACCATAGTCAGAGAATTCTACTCCAACATGGCTCTCATTCACGAGGGCGTAGACAATCATAGGATGACTTGCTTTATGAGGGGAGTACCTATTTCTTTCGATGAGGTGGAGTTGGGAATGCTCTTAGGAATATCTTCAGACGGAAACAGGGTCTACTACCCCCGGGGAGCGATCCCAACAAATGTCTATCCAAGCCGAATTGCAAGCTTTTCTACCAGACCCTCACGGATTACATGCATGAGGACAGTGTAGACTTAACCAAGTTCAGTTCTTCTCAACGGGTCTTAACTTACATTGCCAAGATGAACTTGGTCCCAGCTAGAGGTCACAACACTGAGCCCCCACTGATGGCAGCCTCCCGAGCATACACTCTCTATGTGGGCAAGCAGACTTACCTACCCTACATTATCAGTCAGCACATGGAGCAAGCGGTCTCCAGACCTAACCATAAGAACACCTTGCCCTACAGAAGGCTGCTCACCTAGGTCTTCCTCCATTATGGAATAGATCTCGCCAATGAAGTCCAATCTAAGAGCTTCGAGTAACCAATTGGGTTCAATGTACTTGTTACACCCgcgcccaaaatacaccctcATTTTTTAGGCCAAATTGAATTCTTATTGACGGGTGTCACGACGCTGCTAATGGCCAACACCGTGACTTTGGACCATAGCGATCAAGGAAAAAATTAAACTCAAGGATTGGGTTCACACCTTGTTGGGAGATTGGACCACACAATGGGTAAGCTTTGAACCCTAAATGTTTGGTATACATACCCCCCTCGAAGTCCTTGATGTGTAGGCCAAATCCCTACAACCTTTGATTTCGGCCTTACCAACAAGGACAAAACAATGGGCGAAACCACCACGACTGCCTCCGTTCGATCGTCCGTCCATgcttttatgattattttatatgttttcttatgtgggacccacttgccCATGTTTTGGACACTGTGGCTATGTCCCCGAACATGGTAGGCCCCCACCCTTACCCTCTTTTACATTGTTGAACCTTGTATGTGGACCCACAAGGCCCAAATCTGATTTGAATGGGTTTTAGTgttaaaggcctaaaccaaacaagacttaagacCTTAGCACTTTAGGTTTTAATGAGAAACCAAATGGGCCCTTAAGGCCCATGTTTTGATTCTAAAACTAGTCTTAGGTGTATTTCTTGTTAAATGGATTTTTAAGCTACCCTacccaaacaggccttaagttACAACTAGGAGAccctagccaaacaagccttagttagACTTTTTCTATAAAAAGGGTACCTAAGGCTAAGCTCTctcattttctcatttcttctcctaaccaaatcgtggaaggagaagatggttaaggaaagaagaagaagaagaagaacaaggaaaagaaggagagaggggggAAAGGAAAACAACTcctcactcacactctctccCTCCACTCTTGCTATCCagacaaggaaagaagaaaaggaaggaaagaatgaaggaggagaagagaaggaaagagtaaagagggctcacctagccttgtccttgctgcctccattgaaggtgagccatctctccctctccattcctctattttagttttggggtttggatttGGGTATAACCTAGGGTGGGTTTGGACTTGGGTTCCTCTTGGAACCTAAGAGATGGTGGTGTTCCTTATTTTAAACCCATTGTAGGGTTAATGTCTTCCCCTAATGCCCATTGATCTCTCCCTTAGCCCCATTTGGAGACTTAGACTTCAAGGACATCAAACACCTAGGTTTAGTTCTTGGAATGGATTCAATCCATTGAATCCAAAAATCCCTCGGTTTTGATGTGTTATTTTGACCCTATGTGACCTTAGAAACCTCCCCTACAAGCCTTtaaagccattaatggccttgggAATCAGTTTGGAGGAGTTTTGGATTGAAAACCCGTGTTTTGCTGTAGGCGAAACATCAGATGGAACCACTCTGCCTGCTTTCGCCTGTAGTTTCAAACCCTTCGGTATTCCCACAGTGAATCCGTCTGCTGCTGACAGCTTGACCACTGCTCAATATTTTGGCCATAACAAAATTgcgttgtaaaatagactcaaagggataTATTTCCTATGGAGGAACCTTGGACCCAATCAAAATgaaagaccctcaaaagtgggcccaaacctaGATGATGTGCTTTGATAGCAACTTTAGAACATAACTTTAATCCGGTGACCGCGCCCACATCGTGGCTGCTTGTGTTAACAAATTTTATTGGggttaattaccacctaaaTTTTCCTCTAATTATACTAATTAAATGGCCTATTATgatgccaaggtctacccttgatgctCTCAAAacccccttgctgtcctaagggacttgtgacctcaacctagaaatggaaaaacacTAAGGTGAGACCAATCCATGGAATCTCCCAAGACCAATGGATGATATGTGACATTATACCCTtaggaaggtttaggacaccctccccTAGCTCTTGAGGTTGTTGGACCTCAAGGAAGAAGACTGGGAATCAGACTGACTTAAGGATTTCACCTGTCCACACCTTCTAACTCTATGTTTCATGTATCCCTAGGCTACCTAACTAGTGTAGGAGAGCATATATTAAGGCAACCCTTACCAAACGCATCGAACAACATACAAACAACTGGTCAATGGGTTTTGGGTAATTGTTTGGGTTTGTTCACattgttatatatataatatgtatgTTGTTCACATCGTTATCTTATTTGATTGGATATTGCATTTTCTTATTatgagatgatgatgatattgataATGTGGATTGTGTTGCGTTACAGTGCTGAGAAGTACTGATGTCGAAACTCCAAAATATGGGATTCTTATACCTTACATGTCATATTGgtctgtatgtgtcgtgtcgTACTAGTACCTgggtgatagatggaatgggacgttgatgcacccagaataactcttgggatgataggacttgcatataatatatctgtggttaggatcaTTTTtaccttatgctacgacccttaccaacaggggtttaggtgttggataaccagaaCACCTGATGCATGTGGAGTgtgagagaggccaggccaggggtagtaatggttaacAGGGTCTGCCTCTGAGTGGTGATGACTATGGCTGACGTGGGCCCCACgacaacaattgaggtttcactgtggCAATAGGTTAAGTGACCCATGGTTTCTcccgagttgttgcagtagcatatacccttgacttagaattgtgtgctacGTGGCAAAGAAATtaataattcatgcatcatggactatttgcgattatgtgtgtttgtgcatcttTTTTTCTCTCACTAGCTTAGTGGAGCTAGCCCCTTTGTGcacaactttttagattttgatgcacaTGATTTTGTTCCTGTGAAGCCAGAGGCCGTGACTGAAGATCATGGTGATGGTTGCCCCtttgatgattgtgcctacgggccgtactgttacttgggattcgatcccattttattattttgagagccttgtgctttgtataaacttttatgcaTTACTTTTTTGGTAGTTACTTGatatggtcataggaattttgtaactatacTACTTAGTATCATTAGAcaatgaacatcttgtaactattttatttatgcttccCCAAACTCTGATCTATCTCTTTGAATGTATTCTTCTTTTacttttcgcactctgatattattgttatttaatattggttaatgactgtgagttggccattGCATCAAGATCCTGGAAGTAGTTTGGGATGACATGTgttgtcctagtcatacccttttatAGTACTTTGTCCTTTGTTgagatgggggtgtgacagcacTGCTCCGAATGAACATCCCATATGATTCCTATAGTTTTGGTGAGCCTATTAACTATGGGGAGGGAGGAAGAGCCTAGGAGAGTGAGGGggatgaggaggaagaggtgCGATCAAGGCAGGGCACTGCAGGAGTCTCTAGTATAGGGGGAACGATACGAGTGTTATCCTTGTTGCCATCAGGCAGCTGAACACCAAAGTAGCATGGTCAGTACCGACATGGCCCAGGAGTTTACTGACATCAGAAGCCAGTTCTCATCTTACAACTAGTGCGTCGAGAGGATGGAAAAGGACCTCCACGGCATCAACACTTACCTCTACTATGGAGGCAATAAGGAAACGGACGACAGAGATGGTAGAGATGGTGATGGCATGGAGGACCAAagagtaaataatttttttttcttggcaatcagctatatcatgcaagtatatcatggttcaaccttagcacctagccaaaactcgtgtaaacaggatgactaacaaaatcggctctctcagtagacaacgtactttcaaagaatttaaaatccctttgatcggtatatttcaattccctcctcagtgcggaatttttttattacttcaaagtgtagggtattttggatgctctcaaagtctttcag encodes:
- the LOC122638870 gene encoding abl interactor homolog encodes the protein MVNTRNWNHSPPREDASDASNMVLPVPPPINNSVDSSTLLSNMLRVMQQEHRDAQQEQHPFMQTMTNQLRDIAKERIPPPIPVATAAPGTLPPAPAAAVALGNPPPVPVAAADTPLAQLVPIPPPPTPDAPQVRCGASLG